A window of Gadus chalcogrammus isolate NIFS_2021 chromosome 16, NIFS_Gcha_1.0, whole genome shotgun sequence contains these coding sequences:
- the arrb1 gene encoding beta-arrestin-1 — protein sequence MGDKGTRVFKKASPNGKLIVYLGKRDFVDHVEWVEPLDGVVLIDPEYLKERKVFVTLTCAFRYGREDLDVLGLTFRKDLFLANIQAFPPPPSEKNTVTRLQERLIKKLGEHAHPFTFQIPLNLPCSVTLQPGPEDTGKACGVDFEVKAFCAENVEEKIHKRNSVRLVIRKVQYAPEKAGPQPTAETTRQFLMSDKPLHLEASLDKEIYYHGEPISVNVHVTNNTTKTVKKMKISVRQYADICLFNTAQYKCPVAVEESDDLVAPSATFCKVFTLTPFLANNREKRGLALDGKLKHEDTNLASSTLLREGANREVLGIIVSYKVKVKLVVSRGGILGDLAASDVAVELPFTLMHAKPLEDALFRDAADEVPIDTNLIQFDTNDDDIIFEDFARQRLIGAKDEEEEEGEGPETKDR from the exons ATGGGAGACAAGGGCACCAG AGTCTTTAAAAAAGCCAGCCCCAATGGAAAG ctcaTCGTGTACCTGGGGAAGAGGGACTTTGTGGACCATGTTGAGTGGGTGGAGCCTctag ATGGCGTTGTCCTGATAGACCCGGAATACCTGAAGGAGAGGAAAG TGTTTGTGACGCTGACGTGTGCGTTCCGCTACGGCCGTGAGGACCTGGATGTGCTGGGGCTGACCTTCCGGAAGGATCTGTTCCTGGCCAACATCCAGGCCTTCCCTCCTCCGCCCAGCGAGAAGAACACCGTCACCCGACTCCAGGAACGCCTCATCAAGAAGCTGGGAGAACACGCCCACCCCTTCACCTTCCAG ATTCCGCTGAACCTGCCGTGCTCCGTCACCCTGCAGCCTGGACCGGAGGACACTGGGAAG gcGTGTGGTGTGGACTTTGAGGTGAAGGCGTTCTGTGCTGAAAACGTTGAGGAGAAGATCCATAAGAG gAACTCGGTGCGTCTGGTCATCAGGAAGGTGCAGTACGCCCCGGAGAAGGCCGGCCCCCAGCCCACCGCCGAGACCACCCGGCAGTTCCTCATGTCGGACAAACCGCTGCACCTGGAGGCGTCCCTGGACAAGGAG ATCTACTACCACGGAGAACCCATCAGCGTCAACGTTCACgtcaccaacaacaccaccaagacggtgaagaagatgAAGATCTCTG tgCGCCAGTATGCAGACATCTGCCTCTTCAACACAGCCCAGTATAAATGTCCTGTGGCCGTGGAAGAGTCTGA CGACCTGGTGGCTCCCAGCGCCACCTTCTGCAAAGTGTTCACGCTGACGCCGTTCCTCGCCAACAACCGCGAGAAGAGGGGCCTGGCTCTGGACGGGAAGCTGAAGCATGAGGACACCAACCTGGCCTCCAGCACTCT GCTCAGGGAGGGGGCCAACAGGGAGGTGCTGGGGATCATCGTCTCCTACAAGGTGAAGGTGAAGCTGGTGGTGTCCCGGGGCGG GATTCTCGGAGATCTGGCCGCAAG CGATGTGGCGGTTGAGCTGCCGTTCACGTTGATGCACGCGAAACCCCTGGAAGACGCTCTCTTCAGGGATG CCGCTGATGAAGTGCCCATCGACACCAACCTGATACAGTTTGATACAAA
- the LOC130406466 gene encoding protein Atg16l2-like, with protein sequence MSCVAVKPPSGGRWKVDVIRQLKRRDQRQHEAFSDLIRHYSRMLEKSSISAGFLRTARVPSGPESLSQNDRLKTMTGELACQVVALQQELNIKQKVLEEQQSRLAGAQQGASGAQAEEQALQARAAGVQAANAGLKREYDALLLLHAAADACVRAETQRGAELLEDVIRHKQQAAARLNSANERRSRARQVTLQKDLRAAQETPITMDTPVSTSPPTDPPERAHTRLFRSASASSPRILTSIKELFERKRRGNSVCSVDQEVFRPGRVCVSARVPVRARHSLDAHEQGINAVRFSSSSDMLATGGTDRVIKLWDVQAGQLNHRGTLDGSAEGITSIEFDQTGFKVLAASYDKSALLWRIDDSVPKVTLTGHSRKVTAARFRGCPQQVVTGSADRTLKLWDLQKAACVSTLQVFSYCSDLVCSENAVISGHFDGQIRLWDTRTASCTLELPAQGKVTSLDLCSDLRQLLSCCRDDCLQLLDLRGNNRMTLRAEGFKCGSDSTKAVFSPDGRYAAAGSADGGVYIWSVTNGDLQTCLSGKHSASISAVSWSLSGDYVVSVDKSRRAVLWSDI encoded by the exons ATGAGCTGCGTGGCCGTGAAGCCTCCTTCGGGTGGTAGGTGGAAGGTGGACGTGATCCGCCAGCTGAAGCGACGGGACCAGAGGCAGCACGAAGCGTTCAGCGACCTGATCCGGCACT ACAGCCGCATGCTTGAGAAGTCCAGCATCTCTGCAGGGTTCCTGAGGACTGccag ggtcccATCAGGCCCGGAGTCCTTGTCTCAGAACGATCGCCTGAAGACGATGACCGGAGAG ttgGCGTGCCAGGTGGTGGCTCTTCAGCAGGAGTTGAACATCAAGCAGAAGGTTCTGGAGGAGCAGCAAAGCAG GTTGGCgggggcccagcagggggccTCAGGCGCCCAGGCTGAGGAGCAGGCCCTGCAGGCCCGGGCCGCGGGGGTCCAGGCGGCCAACGCGGGGCTGAAGCGCGAGTACgacgccctgctgctgctgcacgccgcGGCCGACGCCTGCGTCCGTGCGGAGACCCAGCGGGGGGCGGAGCTCCTGGAGGACGTCATCCGACACAAGCAGCAGGCGGCCGCACGCCTCAACTCCGCCAACGAGAGGCGCTCGCG aGCTCGACAGGTCACCCTTCAGAAGGACCTGCGGGCTGCCCAGGAAACCCCCATCACCATGGATAC TCCTGTGTCCACGTCCCCGCCCACGGACCCCCCGGAGAGGGCCCACACACGACTCTTCAG GTCCGCTTCGGCCTCATCACCTCGCATCCTGACGTCCATCAAGGAGCTGTttga gaggaagaggcgggggAACTCGGTGTGCAGCGTGGACCAGGAGGTGTTCCGTCCAGGCAGGGTGTGCGTCTCGGCGCGCGTTCCTGTCAGAGCGCGCCATTCACTG gaCGCCCACGAGCAAGGCATCAACGCCGTGCGCTTCAGCTCCAGCTCGGACATGCTAGCCACAGGAGGGACCGACAGAGTCATCAAACTATGGGATGTCCAAGCAG gccagCTGAACCACAGAGGGACCCTAGATGGCAGTGCTGAGGGAATCACCAGCATTGAGTTCGACCAAACA GGATTCAAGGTACTTGCCGCATCGTACGACAAATCGGCCTTGCTATGGAGAATAGACGACTCAGTTCCAAAG gtgACCCTCACCGGTCACAGCAGGAAGGTGACGGCGGCGCGGTTCAGAGGCTGCCCCCAGCAGGTGGTGACGGGCAGCGCAGACCGGACCCTCAAACTCTGGGACCTGCAGAAAGCAGCCT gtgtgtctACTCTGCAGGTGTTCTCCTACTGTAGTGACCTCGTGTGTTCTGAGAATGCTGTCATCAGTGGACACTTTGATGGACAGATCAGACTGTGGGACACCAG gactgCCAGCTGTACTCTAGAACTTCCTGCTCAGGGGAAAGTGACATCACTGGACCTTTGCTCCGACCTCCGCCAGCTCCTCAGCTGTTGCCGTGACGACTGTCTCCAGCTGCTCGACCTAAGGGGCAACAACAGGATGACCTTgag AGCTGAGGGGTTTAAGTGTGGCAGTGACAGCACCAAGGCAGTCTTCAG ccCTGACGGGCGCTACGCCGCCGCCGGGTCCGCTGACGGGGGCGTCTACATCTGGAGCGTAACCAACGGCGACCTACAGACCTGCCTCTCAGGGAAACACAG cgccTCCATCAGTGctgtctcctggtctctctcggGGGATTACGTCGTCAGCGTGGACAAGAGTAGGCGGGCTGTCCTGTGGAGCGACATCTGA